The following are from one region of the Methanospirillum hungatei genome:
- a CDS encoding mechanosensitive ion channel family protein gives MNESVALDMGSPVAPLSGDYSFLILYIVLIYLLTFILNWIIGHFLQQFSEMFSKDRITIQMLIPLVKIAFYCIATWFAITAILAPSYTEMVAFFGLFGAALGFGLKDLLANIIGGIVIIFEKPYQIGDKVAFGAYYGEVTDIGLRTTRMVTPSDDVVTIPNYQIFSGTVSSGNFGSTAMMVVTDLFIDTDSDYSLAQTLVRETIASSPYVIISDDFPYTVLIHSFPFYNRIRAKAYVTDHRYEFEYQSDLHQRAWDAMRNENIRSPPYPGVLMEKQQDSNQYLITEKLEGR, from the coding sequence ATGAATGAAAGCGTTGCGTTGGATATGGGCTCACCTGTTGCCCCTCTTTCCGGAGACTATTCTTTCCTTATTCTATATATTGTCCTGATTTATCTTTTAACATTTATTCTTAACTGGATTATTGGTCATTTTCTCCAACAATTTTCCGAGATGTTTTCTAAAGATCGTATCACCATACAAATGCTGATACCGCTAGTAAAAATTGCTTTTTATTGTATTGCTACCTGGTTTGCCATCACTGCAATTCTCGCTCCTTCCTATACTGAGATGGTTGCCTTTTTTGGATTATTTGGTGCTGCATTGGGTTTTGGGCTGAAGGATCTTCTGGCCAACATTATCGGAGGTATTGTGATAATTTTTGAAAAACCATATCAGATTGGGGATAAAGTAGCGTTTGGAGCGTATTATGGTGAAGTGACAGATATTGGTCTTCGAACAACAAGAATGGTTACTCCGTCTGACGATGTTGTGACCATACCAAATTACCAGATATTTTCCGGAACTGTTTCTAGTGGAAATTTTGGTTCCACTGCAATGATGGTTGTAACAGATCTCTTCATTGATACGGATTCAGATTATTCCCTGGCTCAAACTCTTGTCAGAGAAACAATTGCAAGTTCACCATATGTAATTATTAGTGATGATTTTCCTTACACAGTTCTTATTCACTCATTTCCATTTTATAATCGAATAAGGGCCAAAGCATATGTGACAGATCATAGGTATGAGTTTGAGTATCAATCTGATCTCCATCAACGAGCCTGGGATGCGATGAGAAATGAGAATATTCGTTCTCCACCATACCCGGGTGTCCTAATGGAAAAACAACAAGACTCTAACCAGTATTTAATCACTGAAAAGTTAGAGGGGAGATAA